A portion of the Syntrophobacterales bacterium genome contains these proteins:
- the selB gene encoding selenocysteine-specific translation elongation factor: MKRIVVGTAGHIDHGKTALIRALTGIDCDRLKEEKERGITTELGFAHYRSGEDLVIGIVDVPGHEKFVRHMVAGAWGIDMVLLVVAADEGVMPQTREHVQICELLGLKRGIVAITKTDLADDDMVELVREDTVDFLKGGPLEGSPIIAVSAVTGQNIDVLKQSIRSIAMELQERSAEGIFRLPVDRVFTIRGLGTIITGTCISGSIRVGEEVEMYPLRRRVKVRSIQTYHEDASEASAGERVALNLQGVEKQEVGRGIIIGRPDTLVLSTRVDATLKYLKLPLKPIKNDAILRFHIATTLTETRLVLLDKDKIEPGEEAFTQFVFPQPIVTLPGDRYVLRGPYLIQTIGGGAVLDMMPGKHKRKAADLGPTCNLLTGDDIIGKAEFFIRKGGHGGIAGSMLAIFLGLDQDSAEPITAKLEELKKIRSIGRLIVHKDNFSAYKETLRKLVREFHEKNPVKIGISKEELRSRLPKVTPQVFQSALDECILEGGIETDRDKVKESGALSVVDREREGLETEILQRLKGYGLTPPGIKDFAAELKKPEKNLRDILGRLAFERKITKIKGEMYFHIDAMEMLKERITDFLRAQKEMTPSDFKSMFDLSRKYMIPILEHLDEIKLTIRVGDKRVLRG, encoded by the coding sequence ATGAAAAGAATAGTCGTCGGAACCGCCGGCCATATTGATCATGGAAAGACCGCACTTATCAGGGCCCTCACAGGTATTGACTGCGACAGGTTAAAAGAAGAAAAAGAAAGAGGCATTACGACAGAACTTGGTTTTGCCCACTATAGGTCAGGTGAAGACCTTGTCATCGGCATAGTCGATGTACCCGGACATGAAAAATTCGTTCGCCACATGGTGGCTGGAGCGTGGGGAATAGACATGGTCCTCCTTGTTGTGGCGGCGGACGAGGGTGTAATGCCCCAGACAAGAGAGCACGTTCAGATATGTGAGCTGCTCGGGTTGAAAAGGGGCATCGTCGCTATTACCAAGACGGACCTTGCCGACGACGACATGGTCGAGCTTGTCAGAGAGGATACCGTTGATTTTCTGAAGGGAGGGCCGCTCGAAGGGTCGCCCATTATAGCCGTCTCCGCAGTCACTGGGCAGAATATTGATGTATTGAAACAATCCATTCGCTCCATAGCGATGGAATTACAGGAAAGGTCCGCAGAAGGCATCTTCAGGCTCCCTGTCGACAGAGTATTCACCATCAGGGGCTTGGGGACCATCATTACGGGGACATGTATCTCCGGCTCCATAAGAGTCGGCGAGGAAGTCGAGATGTACCCCCTCCGCCGGCGGGTAAAAGTAAGGAGTATCCAGACCTATCACGAAGACGCTTCAGAAGCCAGTGCTGGCGAGCGCGTGGCTCTTAACCTGCAGGGCGTTGAAAAGCAGGAAGTGGGGCGGGGAATAATTATCGGAAGGCCCGACACGCTTGTTCTTTCCACCAGGGTTGACGCTACCCTGAAGTATCTGAAACTACCCCTTAAGCCGATCAAGAATGACGCAATTCTGAGATTCCATATCGCCACCACACTGACAGAAACAAGACTTGTGCTTCTCGACAAGGACAAGATAGAACCAGGGGAGGAGGCTTTCACCCAGTTCGTGTTTCCGCAACCCATCGTGACCCTGCCCGGAGATAGGTACGTCCTGAGAGGTCCGTACCTGATACAGACCATTGGTGGAGGCGCGGTTCTTGACATGATGCCCGGAAAGCATAAGCGAAAGGCTGCAGACTTAGGTCCTACCTGCAATCTCCTCACCGGAGACGATATAATCGGCAAGGCTGAATTCTTTATAAGGAAAGGGGGGCATGGCGGGATTGCCGGAAGTATGCTTGCCATATTCCTCGGTCTCGACCAGGATTCGGCGGAGCCCATCACGGCAAAACTGGAAGAACTGAAGAAGATAAGGTCCATCGGCAGGTTGATCGTTCACAAGGATAACTTTTCCGCATATAAGGAGACGCTAAGGAAACTTGTCCGTGAATTCCATGAAAAGAACCCGGTTAAGATCGGGATTTCAAAAGAAGAGCTTCGATCGCGCCTTCCAAAGGTTACACCGCAGGTGTTTCAATCAGCCCTTGACGAGTGCATCCTTGAGGGCGGTATCGAGACTGACAGAGATAAAGTGAAAGAGTCTGGTGCACTCTCAGTCGTAGACAGGGAGCGGGAGGGCTTGGAAACGGAAATCCTTCAAAGACTGAAAGGTTACGGCCTCACCCCTCCAGGGATAAAAGATTTTGCCGCAGAATTGAAAAAGCCGGAAAAGAATCTCAGGGACATACTTGGGAGACTCGCGTTCGAGAGGAAAATCACGAAAATAAAAGGAGAAATGTATTTCCACATCGATGCCATGGAGATGCTGAAAGAACGTATTACCGATTTCCTTCGTGCACAAAAGGAGATGACCCCATCCGACTTCAAGTCCATGTTTGACCTGTCAAGAAAATATATGATCCCAATTCTCGAACACCTCGACGAAATAAAACTGACCATCAGGGTGGGAGATAAACGGGTACTGAGGGGGTAA
- a CDS encoding thermonuclease family protein, producing MLDGDTIQLDTGEVVRYIGSDAPKLFLKEGGSEFFAKEAMRYNKKLVLLKKIRLEYDVEKKDHSGRILAYVFVKNTFVNGELVKNGYARAVIKQPNTKYGNILLNLQKKAMEEERGLWQEKKKDTESFYMGNKRTYAFHRPFCKLVSKIPEKSRIVFRNRMDAIKIGYVPDKDCKP from the coding sequence GTGTTGGACGGTGACACGATTCAGTTGGATACCGGCGAAGTGGTAAGGTACATCGGGTCTGACGCTCCCAAGCTCTTCTTGAAGGAAGGAGGGAGCGAGTTTTTTGCAAAGGAGGCTATGCGATACAACAAGAAGCTGGTGCTTCTCAAAAAGATTCGCTTGGAATACGATGTGGAAAAGAAAGATCATTCCGGCAGGATTCTTGCGTATGTGTTCGTCAAGAATACCTTCGTGAACGGAGAACTTGTCAAGAACGGGTATGCCCGGGCAGTCATAAAACAGCCTAATACAAAGTACGGGAATATATTGCTCAATCTTCAGAAAAAGGCAATGGAGGAAGAGAGAGGACTTTGGCAGGAGAAAAAGAAAGACACGGAAAGTTTCTATATGGGAAACAAGAGGACGTACGCCTTCCACAGGCCGTTTTGCAAACTGGTATCCAAGATACCAGAAAAGAGCCGGATTGTTTTCAGAAACCGGATGGATGCAATTAAGATCGGTTATGTGCCAGACAAGGATTGTAAACCATGA